The window ACCGGCTTTTGTTAAGCTGATACGTTTCACCGGTACAAACGAGCTTAAGCTGGAACAAGGATGCAATAAGATAAGGCATGAGATAAGCCAATGTGGCGATATAAATGACAAAGTCAAATGCATGGGCCATTGAATTGGATATGGTTGAAAAAATAAAGAGTTGTCCAAGAACGTTTGACAGCCATAAGGAAAAGGATGGAACGCCTCTTTTGTTTTCTTTTAGAAAAGAAGCTAAAAACAATCCTTGCTTAGCCGCTTGATAAGGAACCTCGGCGCTCATTAACACCCAACCTATTGTGGAGCCGGCTAAACTAATCAAGCCCAATCCAGCGATTAAATAAGCTCCGATTGGTCCGATTATGGTTTCAATAGCATCCACGAGTGGTTTTTCGGAATGTATTAGAGTTTCCTGTGGCAGAACGCCCATCACCAGCAAGGAAATACCGATATAAATCGCCAATGCAATCATTAGCCCAATAATAGTGGCCCGTTTTATATCACTTTGTTTTTTGGCTCTGGAGGCAAATACAATAGCCGATTCAACACCTACGAAAGCCCAAAGTGTTGAGACAGCTGCGTGGTTTATTTGTGTTAAAATTCCTAATGGATGTCCGCTATCATCTAAGCGTGGAGCCGTAAATGGAAGCAAATTACTTTTTTGAAACGCAAACAGGCTTAGGACAATAAATAAAAAGAAACCGATCACTTTTGCGCTCGTGGCCAAAAAATTGATTTTTCCGGCTCCTTCAATTCCTCTTAAAATTAAAAAATGTGTAAACCAAAGCATGGCGGTGCATATAATAAAGGTTAGAACGTTGCCTGTTTTGAAAGCAACGGTTCCGATTGTGAATAACGGGGCTTTGCTGTTTAAAATGGGAAAAAAGGTTGCTAAATAGCTTGTAAAAGTAGTGATAATAGCAACATTTCCAGCGAAGTTTCCGATCCAATACCCCCAAGAAGACATAAATCCTGACAATGTGGAAAGTGTTGATCCCTCTTTAAACAGTTCTTTTGCGTAAATTTGTGGTCCGCCGTTCAGTTCTGGTTTTCGGATGGATAAATTACCGAAGACAAGAGCCGTTGTGAGGACACCGAAACCAGTTAAAGACCATCCCAATAACACAGCAGCTGGATTGGCGGCTTCAGAAAGCGTTCGTGGCAACATGAATATTCCGGATCCTACCATATTTCCAACGACCAGTGCGGTCAAAAGCCAAAACCCTAATCGTTTTTGTTCCATTGAATCAATGAACCCCTTTCTACTTGGATGACGAAACGGTGCTGCAAATGTAAAACGGGGATTGACATTTGCGAAAATGTAATGAGAATGTGGTTATTTATTCGCAACCAGGCAGGTATGTTTTTTATGCATCCTTCATCCGGTAACGTTTACCGCCGTCTCG of the Bacillus smithii genome contains:
- a CDS encoding amino acid permease; amino-acid sequence: MEQKRLGFWLLTALVVGNMVGSGIFMLPRTLSEAANPAAVLLGWSLTGFGVLTTALVFGNLSIRKPELNGGPQIYAKELFKEGSTLSTLSGFMSSWGYWIGNFAGNVAIITTFTSYLATFFPILNSKAPLFTIGTVAFKTGNVLTFIICTAMLWFTHFLILRGIEGAGKINFLATSAKVIGFFLFIVLSLFAFQKSNLLPFTAPRLDDSGHPLGILTQINHAAVSTLWAFVGVESAIVFASRAKKQSDIKRATIIGLMIALAIYIGISLLVMGVLPQETLIHSEKPLVDAIETIIGPIGAYLIAGLGLISLAGSTIGWVLMSAEVPYQAAKQGLFLASFLKENKRGVPSFSLWLSNVLGQLFIFSTISNSMAHAFDFVIYIATLAYLMPYLIASLFQLKLVCTGETYQLNKSRYTDGLIALLSTIYSIWVIYAGTSDLKTFLFGAALLASGLIFYPSLRKQTQATPFTKNGRLLANQEETPLRSPFFIVLLSFFALATEESSQCNLGYVMAHLRLSCFEI